The sequence TGTCATGCTTGGTGACTCCATAAACCGACTAATAAGCCCAACTCCAAAAAGTATATCTGGTCTTGTGCAACTTAGGTATCTCAAACTTCCAACTAAACTTTTAAAGGTTGTAGAGTCTACCTTCTCTCCTTCTTAATGCTTAGACAATTTTACTCCACATTCCATCGGAGTGTTCACAGGTTGACAATCTTCCATCTTGAACCTCTTAAGGATTTTCTTGGCAAAACCTTCTTGAGAAATAAAAATTCCATCCTCCATTTGTTTGATCTCAATGCCAAGATAATAAGACATGAGACCAATATCTGTCATTTCAAACTCTTTAGTCATAGCTTGCTTAAACTTTTCAAACATACTTGGATTATTGCCCGTAAAAATCAAATCATCAACATATGAGCAAACAAGCAAAATATCTCTATTTTCACGCACCTTAGCATAGAGAGCATGCTCATGTGGGCACTTGGTAAACCCATTCTTTTGAAAATACTTGTCAATCTGACTATTCCAAGCCCTTGACGCTTGCTTCAAACCATACAATGCTTTCTTCAACTTCAACACTTTGTCTTCATGGCCTTTGATCACATAGCTCAAAGGTTGTTCAACATAAACTTCTTCCTCAAGAATGCCATTCAAAAAAGCTGATTTGACATCCATTTAATAATCTTCCACTTCTTTTGAGCTGCAAGTGAGATTATCATTCGAATGGTCTCCAACCGTGCAACAGGAGCAAATACTTCACTATAGTTAATCCCGGGACGTTGGCTATATCCCTTGGCTACCAACTTTGCCTTATATCTCTCTACTTCACCTTTaacattcttcttttctttgaaaacccACTTCACACCAATGGGCTTTTGACCTTCTGGTATGGTTGCTAGCTCCCAAGTGTCATTCTTCTCAATTGACTTGATCTCTTCATCCATGAAAATTCTCCACTTCTCATCTTTGACCGCTTCTTCAAAAACTATGGGCTCACAATCGGCAAAGTGACAAAGAAGAGTTAAATCATCACTTAAATTTTCTGTTACCTCATAAAGATCTTGAAGACTCCTCATTCGTGGTTGCCTTTCACTAGAGCTTCCActagaagatgaagaaaatgtACTAGGAGTTGTTGGTGATTGAGGTGTTATGGGCTCTTgaacttctcttctttgctcctCCTCATCAAAGAATGGAAAGAAATCATACCTCTCCTTATCTTCATTACTCCAATCCCAAGAATCTTCTTCAtcgaactccacatctctactAATAGTCGCCTTGCCAACACTTGGATTGTAGAGCTTGTAGCCTTTGGAACGTTGATCATACCCGATGAAGATCTGTTTCTTGCTTTTATTATCAAGCTTGGACCTCTCTTGATCAGGTACATGAACATAGCCAATGCTCCcaaaaactcttaaatggaaaacACTTGGCTTTCTTCCGCTCCATGCTTCTTGAGGAGTTTTGTTCCATAGACTTCTAGTTGGACACCGGTTGGATAGGTACACTGCACAGTCAACCGCTTCCgcccaaaattcttttgacATCTTCTTTGTCTTCAACATGCTTCGAGCCATATATAGAATgctcctattcttcctttcaacgacaccattttgttgtggagatTTTGGAACGCTCAAGAACCGCCGAATGCCATTTACTTCACAAAACTCATTAAACTTGTTAGAAGTAAACTCTCCTCCTCTATCCGTTCTCAAGGCTTTAATACAATAGCCACTTTGTTTTTCAACaagtgctttaaattttctaaaagCACCAAATACTTCAgatttttctttcaagaaataaaTCCAAGTTTTTCTACtacaatcatcaataaagagaagaaaatacCGATTGTTACCAAATGAAGAAGGCTTGATTGGTCCACAAACATCGGCATGAACAAGTTCAAGTGACTCCCTTGCTCTTGAAGTAGTttttttggaaaactctttcggaATTGTTTGCCAACAAGACACCCTTCACATAGTTGATCCGGTTGGTTAATAGTCGGCAAGCCCTTCAACATCTCTTTTTGTCCCAACAACTTCAAGTCTCCAAAATTTACATGCCCAAGCTTCAAATACCAAAGCCAAGAAGAATCTTTCACACAAGTCTTGAGATATTTAGCAACATCAGTTTGGATGTCAAGCAAAAACATCCTATTTTTTGTCATGGGCACCTTAGCAATCACATTCTTCCAATCATCTTGAAGTAAGAGACAATGATTTTTCATATGAACCTCGTAGTTCTTCTCCAAAAGTTGTCCCAAACTCAAAATATTACTTTTCATACTTGAAATATAATAAACATTACTCATAAGTTGATGGccaccatttttcatacgaattaAAATCATACCTTTGCCTTCAATTGGAACTTTAGAGTTATCCCTAAAAGTGACAAACCCAGTCACCAATTCGTCGATCTCCACAAATTTGTTTTTATCTCCACACATGTGATTGCTTGCGGcattatcaagataccacaaatctttcttgcttctttcttctcctttgaaGGCTAGCAACAAAGTGGCCTCCGCTTCTTCATTTTCAACATGATGAGCCTTCTCTTCAACATTGAAAGGAGAACTCCAACACTTCCGAGCATAGTGCCCAATCTTTTGGCAATTGTAACACCGAACTTTGGACTTATCATTTTGCCTTGTGTAGTTTCCTCTACCACGGCCTCTTGACAAATACCTCCTTTCTTCATTGTTGGAGTATTGATTGCCTTATccatctcttcctcttcctcttccttttcctcctctccctcgaccTTGTCCACCTCCACGTCCTCTTCCTTGTTGACTTTTTCCAaacttcctttctttctccttcaccGAGAGCTTGGTGGCTAGAACTTGCTCGATcggctcctccttcttcttgttGATTCCCTCGAAAAAAAATCCGCAATAGCTTCGGATTCTTGCATTCGTATGCCTTCAAAATCTCCTCGTAACATTTGAAGGCGTACTTTCTTCACTTTATCAATTCCTTGAAAGGAGTTTTGTAAGATCTCCCATGCTTGCTTGGCGGTGGTCGCATTAGCCACTCTTTCGAACATGGCTTCATCTAAACATTGATGGATGAGGGTGAGAGCTTGTTGGTCCTTCTTCCACATTCTGGGTAGAGCCTCCCTTTGAGTAGGATTCATCAAAGCTTCTTCACGAGGCTTCTTATAGCTTCTATCCACGATCTTCCACACATCTTGCGATCCAAGCAAAGCCTTCATACGAATGCACCAATTCTCATAATTCTCTTTTGTAAGGCGAGGGAATTGAAATGGAAAGGTAGAATTGGCCATCTCCAGGATCAAGAAACTGGAGCTCTGATACTAGTTTGTTGGAAATATAGGAAGAGAGATTAGAGAGGAAAGGATGGAGAGGAAGAATACTTCAGATTTTTTTCTATTCACTTTGACTCTTGCTTTGCTTACAAAACTATAAGACTTACATGGTATTTATAGGACTTCTAGGTACATGAATAAACCTAAGTACATGAACCACTTAAATGCACATAGAAAACCCAAAAGACATAAACCACTTAAATGCACATagaaaatccaaaaaatatgaACTACTTAAATACATATACATGAATCATCACTTTCAAGGTGACCCTTCACATATTCATGAATCCTTCCAAAAGTCATTCATTAAATTAAGTTTATTTTTTCAACATGCGCTACAAAGAGAGAGTGTGCTACAGGGCGAGAAGAGGATGGCATATGGGAGTAGGCATGTTCTTCTTGTCTGTGTCTTAATGACAACTATAGCTGGCTGCCCTCATAGCCAAAGGTATtcgcctcttcctcaaggtgtaTGAGGGGTCACGTCATAATCAATAATCCTTCGTGTTGGAAGGAGAACCGGACCAAAGACAGACACCTTCCTTGCGAACGAGGGGCACCCTGACAAGCTCTGATGCCGTGCTTGATGCCTGCCTAGAACAGGATGCCGATAACTGCAGGGTGCTCGTCAACTGTGAGTAGCAGTCTCCTGGCATCGCCCAGGGCGTTCACGGGCACGTCAAAGGTTATGCGACCGGACCCGAAGTCGATGCCCCTCAGCCACGTCCTCGCCACCGAGTTGGTCCTGCCAAGGAGGGCACCGAGTTGGTCCCACCAAGGAGGGCACGGCgcgataaaaaataaataaataaataaataaataaataaatggaaagacaaaataattttataaaaaaaattaaaaaaatatatttctgtCTGTTGTTACAATGTATACGAGCAGCCTTTTTACATATTAGAAGGCTGATGAAGTTTGGTAAGACCAACTAaatttggcacaatcaatcacaaatcaacgaaaataaaatttggtaaaACTAACTAAGTTTCGCATAATGCCCTATAATGTTTTCAACATTTCTTGTTAATAAAAGAATAAGCAGACGTCGCAAGTTTTTTTGTATCTATAAAGCCAGTCATTGGGGCGAAGAAAATGTTGTGGAAGTCTGCTTAATTTTTTTCATACTGAAATCCATTGGGTCCAAATTTAGTACTCCATTGGAAAGCTTGCCTTTCTCTCAGAATTTTAAGTTTTACAGGCCCCATCATTAAGCTGTACATGGTTGTTCCATGCAACATGAGGGAGGACAAAACTGTCTCTTCCTCTCTGTTAAGAGCTTAGCGGTATCAAACCATCCTTTGTAACAGCGACATGCGCCAAAGACTTAGGAAACCTCACCCATATTCAAATGCACCCATTGTCGTTTCCTCCTATGCTCGACACCATTGTCCTCATCGTTTCCTCTCTCTCGTAGCCAACGTCTTCGAAGGAAACATCGAAAACACCATCCATTCTCTGCCTCCTTGGTTTAAATTCTGAAGAACAGATGGCTCTCCTTGTGAAGGCAAGAATATGGCGTTGGTATCAGTTGGTATGCTATGGAACTTGGGTTGGGGATTGGTGGGCGTGTTGTTATTGGTACGGGGCGTGAGTGCCTTGGAGTGGGCGTGGTGGAGGCCGAGGAGGCTGGAGCGCGCTCTCCGGGCCCAGGGGCTGAAGGGCACTCGGTATCGGTTCCTCTACGGGGACCTAAGGGACTACGACCGTCTAAACAAGGAGGCTCGGTCCATGCCCATGGCCTTCTCTCACCAAATCATCCCTCGAGTCCTTCCACACCTCCACCAAGCCATCAAGAAAAATGGTAAGCGACTCTAGACCTCCTTGCTGTAGATGGAAATTGGAAAAAAATTTAGGGAAATATCTAGCCTTGGCATATATTGTTTGAGTTGGTCTTGGACGTAAAACTATCACAGGCAACAGTTGAACGGATTCTTCCTTATTTACACGACCAGTTTGATGCAGGTAAAACGTCATTCACTTGGTTCGGGCCTGATCCGAGAGTAGCCATTATGGATCCAGGACTGACGAGAGAAATTCTGTCCAACAAGTTTGGTCACTTTGAGAAGCCAAACTCAAATCCTCTAGGGAGGTTATTGGCTGGAGGACTCGCAAGTTATGAACGTGAGAAATGGGCCAAACATAGGAGGATCATCAATCCTGCTTTCCATTTAGAGAAATTAAAGGTATTTCAGTCATCCAGAATTCTATGAAGAAATTCCTTGTGAAATGCCGTATTTTACTTCCATCTGAGAAATTAGACTCTGCCAGGCTGCCGaaccaagagaaaaaaaaatacagcactTGTTCATAGTTGAGTAGTGATTGATGGCATTCTATGTTCTATGTTGATTTTTTTGTAGTGCATGCTGCCAGCCTTTTCTACTTGCTGTGATGAGCTGATAGATAAATGGGACAGGCTTGTAGCTTCCAAAGGATCTTGCGAACTGGACGTATGGCCTGAATTCCAGAGTTTCACTGCAGATGTCATCTCCCGCACGGCATTTGGTAGCAACTTTAGGGAAGGGCAACGGATATTTCACCTCCAAGAAGAGCAAGCTGAGCTTGTAATTCCAGCTCTTCAAAATATATACATCCCTGGTTTCAGGTTTAAGTCTCTCTTTTcctattaattttatttcagtttTCAGTAACTTCAGAGGAACAATCTccaatatgtaaaaaaaaaaaaaaaaaattaaaaaaacttcatcctattttatttctcaattcTAATAATGTTTCTCAGAGTAAGTGATAATGGAAATCAaatcattataaaaaaaaaaaaaagaagtcacTCGTGTTCCTTCATTATCAAATCAATACTTTCATGCTAGAAATGCAACTTATGCTGGTgatgcttctttttttcctctaaaGAATTGAATCCCTCAAAAATGTATAGATTTCACGTTGTTAACTTAAAGGAACACAATAACAATAGGCTCCTAAACCTTGTCAAAACAACTGATGATGAAAATTGACTTGATACTGAAATAAATGAACCTTTGATGCAGGTTTCTGCCTACCAAGAAGAACAAGAGAATGAAAGAAATTAATATAGAGATTCAATCGCTTCTCAGGAGCATGATCGATCGGAGAGAGGTGGCTATAAGAAAGGGAGGAACTAGCAATGAAGATTTGCTAGGCCTGCTAATGGAATCAAATTTTAGGCACTCCAAGGAAAACGAAGGAGGCTCCAAGAATTCTGGGATGAGTATTGAAGATGTGATCGAGGAATGCAAGCTATTCTACTTTGCTGGGCATGAGACAACATCGGTTCTTCTCACATGGACATTGGTAGCGCTAAGCCTGCATCCGAGTTGGCAGGCGCGTGCAAGAGAAGAGGTTCTACAAGTCTTCGGGGGAAATAAGCCCGACTACGATGGCTTAAGTCGATTAAAGATTGTGAGtgatatatttttatgattgcTCATATCAACTGTTTACGCTGCATTCCTTGAGAAAGACTGATTTCGAGTAGCTAATAAATTTTTACATTAGAAAAGAAGGCAGCTTATAATTGCTTCCAATAGTCTTTTATTGGTGTTTTACATTAATTgctgtttcaaaaaaaaaaaaaaaaggtttcttATTGGACAAATTCCTCAGATGTTTCAAATTTGCTTCAGGTGACGATGGTTCTGTATGAAGTTCTTAGATTATATCCTCCAGCAGTTTTCCTCTTAAGGATGACTTACAAGGAAATGAAATTAGGTCAGTTCACCTTTCCAGAAGGAGTGCAACTCTTGCTGCCTATAATCTTCATACATCATGATCCAGAATTTTGGGGTGAAGATGCTTCGGAATTCAATCCAGAGAGATTCGCCGAGGGAGTTTCCAAGGCATCGAAGATTCAAGGCGCCTTCATTCCATTCGGTGGTGGTCCTCGAATCTGCATCGGTCAGAGCTTTGCAATGATGGAAGCCAAGATGGCTTTGGCTAGGATTCTTCAACATTTTACATTCCAACTTTCACCATCCTATGCCCATGCTCCTTATACTGTAGCAACGCTTCATCCCCAACATGGCGCTCAAATCATCCTACACAGGGACTAAGAGCATCTTGTCATCAATATATCACACTCGATATTGCCGATATCATTATTATCCGCATCAATACCATCAAAAATCCCTGGTTTTATCATGAGGTTCATAAGGTTTATAATCCATTCGGCGTGCTGTTTTTGTGAATCATTGGAAGGAGTTGGCTGAACCAGAGTCCAATATATATTTGAGCCTAAGATTTATAGCTGCATTTGACTTATAGCATAGCAATTCAGTAAATGCCTAGCTGTCAGGACATGCCAATCTTATTCAAGTGCTCAAACAGCTTGTCTTCTCGTTGTCCAACAATCTTTTACTGTTATGATTTGGTTGTTGATCAGTCTTTGAACAGTGGAATGTTGTGTCAGAAAACAGTTAAGCATTCTCCAATGTACTGGCTTGATTTTCCTACTATGGGAAAGAACTAGTAGTCTGCATGCATGCACGCACTATAGGAGAACTTaccttttccgacgctttttagggcctttagcgacgcttataagcgtcggctaaagCTTCGGCAACGCCTTGCTCATTGGCACGATGTCTCCCGGCCTGTAAGCGAGCGAGATCGAGAGCAGAGACGAGatccagaagaagaagaggcaaTGAACTGGAAGAGCTCTTCAATCGCCGGTCATGCATGGCCAAGACTCGGACCCGAGCTTTTGGGGGGGAGGAAAAGGAGGGCGGAGGGAGGAggtcgctcggcgccggagaggagggtgaAGGACGGGACAAGGGTCGGCGCCGGAGacgagggaggaggaggggacaaGGGTCGGCTAGCTCTATTAGGGCTTGATCGATCGAGgatagagggagaaggggggcgGCTGCGGGTTTTGATGAAATTTGGTTTCCAATGACGCGCATAAGCGTCGTCTTATCCCAACTCTACGACGATGCTAATAAGCATCGTAATTAGCTATTATCTaaaaaaagcgtcgttaaaacccATATTTCCTGTAGTGACGTCCATGCTCGCCAGTATGTTTTGTCTATTTTAGATAGTTCCTTGCTCTAGTTCATCCATGTTCAGGTCCTGATTCTGTTGGAAGCAGAGGTGCAAATGTTTGCCTTAAGTTGAGCCACAAGAGAATTTAAACTAAAGTTTACCTTTATATTCGTAAATTAGTTGAGTTCCTGTCTGATCTATACATATAGTTGCACCAAAATTGTGGATCCCTAGACTGGCAACTGCAGAGGTTATTGCATCTGATGGAGATACTAGAACATCGTCTAACCTGCCATGAATGCCAAGGTTAAGAAGCTTACTTGTCCAACTTATGCGAACATGTCCAGTCAGATGCCCTCTTTTAATGGAGATGTGCACCGAGACCCAGAAAGTAATAATAGAAATATTAAGATAAAAAGGAAACTAATCGAAGAACTGAAGTGATTGGAGTGAGGTCAAAACCAAGGGTTGGAACAAGTGACTGATCATGAACCCCAAACATATACAGCAGAGATCATCACAAACTCTTAGCTCCCATGGAGAAAAGAATTGGTGCACTTGGAAGTGGATATTCTACGAGCGGGCTTCACTTGTACATAATGCTTCTGATTCTTTGGGTTTGCTGGTTCAAACCATCTGATCTCATAAGGCATGGAAGCTCTATAGTATGCCGACCTTTTGAAGGTGAGAAGGATATGACAGATGCTTGCGGAAAGGATTTGGAGATCTCAAATGATATTTCTAAAACCATGAAGAGATGGTGTGAATGAACAAGCAAGAGAAAAGCTCGGTTAACAAAGATGCATTTGCCAGAGCTCATTGAGGGTTCAACTTCTAGCAATGTAGGACAGACTGGCGACGTTATTCAGAATTATGGTGACTTTGCAGCCTCGGAATCTTCAGAATGTCTTGGTTGTTAAATTGTTTTACAATTATCAGTAGCCAAgctatgtatgtacatatactTACACCAAAATTGTGCATTCCTAGACAGGTAACTTCTGAGAAGTGCAAGTTGGAGATATTACATGATACGTACGTACCTAGATAAAAAAAAGCAGATTTTCCGGCTTGAAATTACGTTGGCACAAATAAAATTCTCATACAAGTCCGCACTGGGCAACCAacacagcaaaaaaaaataaagcaaaataagaaaagaaaactataaaatataaaagcaTCATCTCACATATATTCCAAGAGAATGCGTGATAACAGTTTTTGTGAACTCAAAAAACTACTCATCCCgttaaaaccaaaaaaaagaaaaaaaaactaaattccTTCATCAAAGGTATATCTCACTAGCTCAATTATgcgcttctcctccttctcgagCAACCGCTGGCGTGCCATGCTGTGGATATGTatctcaactgtcagctccaTCTCTTCCACTCCAGTATTAAGAGCTTCTTGGCCTACCGTTCCGGCGAAGTCGGTGAGCTCCTCCTCCCAGAACCACACAGTGCTCGGATCGTTGTAGCGCACATGAGAAAGGATTTTAGGAATCATATCATTAATAGCTCGCGGATCCACCAAGTGGCCGAGATATAAGGGAAAAATTTGAACTCCGGCATGCAGAGCAGCCCCTGACATCCATGAGGGAGCTCGTAGAACTCGGAGATGTGGAGGTGGACGTCCATCGGGGCTTGTGTCTTTGCTGATACTTCCGCATCTCTCCACTTGAGCAAAGCTGATGCGGGACCGTGGGGAAAGAAACAATCTCCTCTGTTCCGCGGCTGGTTTCAAACAACCAAACAAGGGGAAAATAGGGGAATTCTTTGGGCTCAAAACAGAGCTTCTGCAACCTTTTCATTCACAGGAAAAACaacaatgaaaaagaagaagaacggCGGCTCCTTTATATCTTTTTTGTATGGCCATGACTCACCCAAAATTCCTAATCAAATCCTAATCAAAATAGGCTCCTAATTAAGTCTGAATTCAGAGCTAAACAAACGTAATTTGGAAACTAATTTGAACTAAACAAGGACTTCAACTTGACTCAACTAAAAACAGAATCCTAAAAACAAAAGACTCTTAATCAAGGCTCATTCCGGTTCTGCATCAGTCCCTTCCACTTGAACACGACTCGTCCTCGAGTTTTCATCTGGATATAGTTGTTCCTCAGGGCTGTGGTATTCATAGATATCAGTGACATTAAAAGTCTTTGAAATTCCCATATCCTCTGGTAGATCCACTATGTAAGCATTGTTATTGATTCTTTTCAAAATTCTGTATGGACCATACTTCCTTTGTTTCCATTTGCTGTAAGTTCCTACTGAAAATCTTTCTTTGCGCAGGAAAACCATCACCATGTCACCCTCTCGAAATTCCTTATGCGTGCAATGTTTATCCGCCTGCCGCCACACTCTTTCCAAAAATTTTCGGTAGGCGTGCCAGATCTAATGCATGCTTTGGTGCCTTTGAATAAACAATAAAGAAAGACGATCTTCTGGTTCCACTATGGACAACATTGTTGTAAGCAAACTCTGCTTCGGCCAAGGCATAATCCCAATGTTTTGGGGTGCTCCCACAAATACAATGGATCAAATTACCAAGTGTCCTGTTAACCACTTCCATCTGTCTATCAGTCTGAAGATGTGCAGTGCTGTTGAAATTTAATAAAGTGTCAAACATCCGCCATAAGGTAAGCCAGAAATGACTCAAAAATTTAGAATCTTGATCTGATGTTATAGATAGTGGTACTCCATGCAAACGAACAATCTCTCGGAAGAACAACTTTGCAATATGAGATGCATCTGATGTTTTCTTGCAAGGGATGAAATGTGCTATCTTGGAGAACCTGTCCACCACCACGAAGACTGAGTCTACACCTCTTTGCATTCGGGGAAGATCCAACACAAAATCCATTGACAAATCCTCCCAAATAGCATTCGGCATAGGTAGAGGCATATAGAGTCCAATGTTTTGCGACTGCTCCTTCGCTGTTTGGCAAATATAGCATATCTAAAAAATTTCCCAATATCTCTTCTTAGCTGCGGCCAATGGTACCTTTCCGTAAGACTGGCAATGGTCTTGTCCCGACCTATATGCCCACTAAGACTTCCACCATGAAGGTTTCTAATCTGCTTCTCCCGCAATGATGATCTGGGAATACATTAGGAATTGCCCTGAAATAAGTAGCCATCCTAAATGTGGAAGTCTCCCATTGCTTGATGACTCGTACACTTCGCCCATGCATCCTTTAAATCCTCATCCTCTGCATACAGTTCTTTCAAATATTTGAACCCCATAACCTCTGTCCGCATGATAGTCAGTAAAGCACTGCGTCAACTTAGAGCATCTGCCACCCAATTCTGTTACCCGGATCGATGCTTCAAcataaagaaaaatttctgcaaGAAACTCACCCACCAAACATGCATTCGATTCAAATTGTTTTAGTTATTGATGTACTTCAAAGTTTGGTGATCGTTGTATAGAACAAACTCTTTCTGAATAAGGTAATGCTCTCAATGCTTCAACGCACGGATGATGGCATAAAACTCTAACTCATAGGTCGTCCATTTTTGTCGTGCTTCACTAAGTTTTTCACTAAAGTACTCCATGGGCCATCCTTCTTGGGTTAAAACAACCCCTATGCCGACCACAGACGCATCACATTCCACTTCAAACAACTTCTCAAAACTCGGTAAGGCTAGTACTGATGCAGAGGT is a genomic window of Phoenix dactylifera cultivar Barhee BC4 chromosome 4, palm_55x_up_171113_PBpolish2nd_filt_p, whole genome shotgun sequence containing:
- the LOC103717454 gene encoding cytochrome P450 72A15-like, whose amino-acid sequence is MALVSVGMLWNLGWGLVGVLLLVRGVSALEWAWWRPRRLERALRAQGLKGTRYRFLYGDLRDYDRLNKEARSMPMAFSHQIIPRVLPHLHQAIKKNGKTSFTWFGPDPRVAIMDPGLTREILSNKFGHFEKPNSNPLGRLLAGGLASYEREKWAKHRRIINPAFHLEKLKCMLPAFSTCCDELIDKWDRLVASKGSCELDVWPEFQSFTADVISRTAFGSNFREGQRIFHLQEEQAELVIPALQNIYIPGFRFLPTKKNKRMKEINIEIQSLLRSMIDRREVAIRKGGTSNEDLLGLLMESNFRHSKENEGGSKNSGMSIEDVIEECKLFYFAGHETTSVLLTWTLVALSLHPSWQARAREEVLQVFGGNKPDYDGLSRLKIVTMVLYEVLRLYPPAVFLLRMTYKEMKLGQFTFPEGVQLLLPIIFIHHDPEFWGEDASEFNPERFAEGVSKASKIQGAFIPFGGGPRICIGQSFAMMEAKMALARILQHFTFQLSPSYAHAPYTVATLHPQHGAQIILHRD